One window of the Zea mays cultivar B73 chromosome 3, Zm-B73-REFERENCE-NAM-5.0, whole genome shotgun sequence genome contains the following:
- the LOC103649968 gene encoding uncharacterized protein isoform X2, with amino-acid sequence MDPAPDQLSISASAPFPTIPAASSPRPRAARTRRHAAPFRSDHPTAGSWRSGIDLPRRPSASAFSQQERYPSVASWSASRDANFVFGSGVAGAPEMRRSFSSGSGEASLAELSYAVHRFALDGSGRPSDIDAPGGEGTLPVTDSGGRFGARGCSSTLYEGFSLDSIHHQTEHLDEERGVPSQTIQCESVGMRSLASPTRTDENAPIEFAKRGDSLPIQDSVDQSRNSGHDANAHHDFFVFGGHAGSNSFATNATQTNTSKFILQDAKHVFGSSDNDLPGSEPCEISTTVETPDTITSSFGSEDGIVTVSSIKVPCNIEVVPASELVECQPFDEKSFTFDDQNVPYRNKGGVKGMGMNRGAFMPNKSSANQASFESVSRSGHCSKKVSPEEKLNLKEASSSLQTTESGHAEAEFTSAANTEHSGQSDFIFSASTFHQSMLHPQRRHNKKKSGGMGNHASSIQSLPSSAIGLACSEVSGSQQCVDLAAKWTEYNKIEPNRVAISRGARCSTSENFGDHDNCETWRLRGNQAYAEGLLTKAEECYTHGIDSFSPNEVSRKALMLCYSNRAATRMSLGKMRDALSDCQEAIDIDSSFLKAHARAANCLLALGDVEEAQKAFEMCLKSNHLSSLDHKIVEEASDGLQKAKKISGLISHSEEYLIKKAFDKIPSALQMISDALSISIYSDKLMEMKAEALLLLQRYEEVIRFCEETLYVAERNSVCLCLDKQSESNNMVNNTCFVKLWRYHLIAKSYFFLGKLEEANQFLKKNDQIKVMGCRCGNQSQDSILSFSMAISELLRLKAAGNEAFQSGKYLEAVEHYTAALMSNSESLRFLAVCFCNRAAAYQAMGQILDAIADCSLAIALDADYAKAISRRSSLYELIRDYGQAANDLRRLIALLEKQLQEDMTMPVERSESIRNNLNRANLRFSSLERDARKGASLNMYLILGIESSSSAVDIKKAYRKAALRHHPDKASNFLVRSENISDAVWRDITNEIRRDADYLFKIIGKAYAMLSDPTTRRE; translated from the exons ATGGATCCCGCGCCCGATCAGCTCTCTATCTCCGCCTCTGCCCCGTTCCCCACCATCCCGGCTGCCTCAAGCCCCAGGCCCCGCGCCGCGAGGACGCGGCGCCATGCCGCGCCCTTCCGGTCGGACCACCCCACCGCCGGGAGCTGGCGCTCCGGGATCGATCTCCCGCGCCGTCCTTCGGCCTCCGCCTTTTCCCAGCAGGAGCGTTATCCTTCCGTGGCCTCCTGGAGCGCCTCTCGCGACGCCAACTTTGTGTTCGGGAGCGGCGTGGCCGGTGCGCCGGAGATGAGGAGGAGCTTCTCGTCTGGATCCGGTGAGGCATCGTTGGCTGAACTTTCGTACGCAGTTCACAGGTTCGCGTTGGACGGTTCTGGCAGGCCAAGCGACATTGACGCTCCCGGAGGAGAAGGTACGCTTCCAGTGACAGACTCCGGTGGTCGCTTTGGGGCCCGTGGATGCAGTTCCACTTTGTATGAGGGCTTCTCTCTGGATTCTATTCACCATCAGACTGAGCACCTCGATGAAGAACGTGGAGTCCCGTCTCAAACCATACAATGCGAGAGTGTGGGGATGCGATCATTAGCTTCACCAACCCGCACTGATGAGAATGCTCCCATTGAATTTGCAAAGAGAGGGGACAGCTTGCCCATTCAAGATTCTGTGGATCAAAGTAGAAATTCTGGACATGATGCTAATGCCCACCATGATTTCTTTGTTTTTGGTGGACATGCTGGGTCCAATAGCTTCGCTACCAATGCAACTCAAACTAATACCAGTAAG TTCATTTTGCAGGATGCAAAGCATGTGTTTGGTTCAAGTGACAATGATCTTCCAGGTTCGGAACCTTGTGAAATTTCTACCACGGTGGAAACACCGGATACTATAACCTCTAGCTTTGGATCTGAAGATGGGATCGTGACGGTTTCTTCCATAAAGGTGCCTTGCAATATTGAAGTAGTACCAGCCTCAGAACTTGTTGAATGTCAGCCATTTGATGAGAAATCTTTCACCTTTGACGACCAAAATGTACCATATAGGAACAAAGGAGGGGTTAAGGGTATGGGCATGAACAGAGGAGCTTTTATGCCAAATAAGTCCTCAGCAAACCAAGCTTCTTTTGAATCAGTCTCAAGAAGCGGGCATTGTTCTAAAAAAGTGTCTCCTGAAGAAAAGTTAAATTTGAAAGAAGCCAGTAGCTCTTTGCAAACAACAGAAAGTGGGCATGCTGAAGCAGAGTTTACGTCTGCAGCAAATACGGAACATTCTGGTCAATCCGATTTCATATTTTCTGCATCAACTTTCCATCAAAGCATGTTGCACCCGCAAAGACGACATAACAAGAAAAAAAGTGGAGGAATGGGTAATCATGCTAGCTCTATTCAAAGTCTCCCTTCATCCGCCATTGGACTCGCATGCTCAGAAGTCTCAGGAAGTCAGCAATGTGTGGATTTAGCTGCCAAGTGGACTGAATACAACAAAATAGAACCTAACAGGGTTGCAATCAGCAGAGGAGCCAGATGCTCAACATCAGAAAACTTTGGAGACCATGACAATTGTGAAACATGGCGATTAAG GGGAAACCAAGCATATGCAGAAGGATTGTTAACTAAGGCTGAAGAATGCTATACCCATGGGATTGATTCTTTTTCTCCAAATGAAGTTTCAAGAAAAGCATTAATGCTGTGCTACAGCAATCGAGCAGCTACTCGGATGTCTCTGGGTAAGATGAGAGATGCCCTATCTGATTGTCAAGAAGCCATTGATATTGATTCCAGTTTTCTCAAGGCACACGCCAGAGCCGCCAA CTGCCTACTTGCCCTGGGGGATGTTGAAGAAGCACAAAAGGCTTTTGAGATGTGTTTAAAGTCTAATCATCTATCAAGCTTGGACCATAAAATTGTAGAAGAGGCTTCTGATGGTCTACAAAAAGCTAAG AAAATATCTGGTTTAATTAGTCATTCTGAGGAGTATCTTATAAAGAAAGCATTTGACAAGATACCCAGTGCCTTACAAATGATCTCTGATGCTTTGTCCATAAGTATTTATTCAGATAAGTTAATGGAGATGAAAGCAGAAGCACTGTTACTG TTGCAGCGATATGAAGAAGTAATTCGGTTTTGCGAAGAAACTCTTTATGTAGCAGAAAGAAATAGTGTGTGTTTGTGTCTTGACAAGCAGTCAGAAAGCAATAACATGGTCAACAATACTTGCTTTGTGAAATTGTGGCGTTATCATCTTATTGCTAAGTCATATTTCTTCCTTGGAAAGCTTGAAGAGGCTAACCAGTTCTTAAAGAAGAATGATCAAATAAAAGTCATGGGGTGCAG GTGTGGGAATCAATCTCAGGACTCAATTTTATCATTCTCCATGGCTATCTCTGAACTATTGCGGCTTAAA GCTGCTGGCAATGAAGCATTCCAATCTGGTAAATATTTGGAGGCTGTGGAACATTATACTGCTGCTTTGATGAGCAATAGCGAGTCCCTACGCTTTTTAGCAGTCTGCTTTTGTAACCGTGCAGCAGCATATCAAGCAATGGGTCAAATTTTAGATGCAATTGCAGATTGTTCACTGGCTATAGCCCTTGATGCAGATTATGCTAAG GCTATTTCCAGAAGGTCTAGTTTGTATGAACTTATAAGGGACTATGGCCAGGCAGCAAATGATCTCCGTAGGTTGATTGCTCTTCTTGAGAAACAACTGCAAGAAGATATGACCATGCCAGTAGAGAGGTCTGAGAGTATTCGTAACAATCTGAATCGAGCCAATCTTCGGTTTTCTTCTTTGGAGCGGGATGCCAGAAAAGGGGCTTCATTAAATATGTATTTGATATT AGGAATTGAGTCTTCTTCCTCTGCTGTGGATATAAAGAAGGCCTACCGCAAAGCAGCACTAAGACATCATCCAGACAAA GCCAGTAACTTTCTTGTCAGAAGTGAAAATATCAGTGATGCTGTATGGAGAGATATAACAAATGAAATACGCAGGGATGCTGATTATTTATTCAAAATAATTGGGAAGGCATATGCTATGCTTTCAGACCCTACAACG AGAAGGGAATGA
- the LOC103649968 gene encoding uncharacterized protein isoform X1 has protein sequence MDPAPDQLSISASAPFPTIPAASSPRPRAARTRRHAAPFRSDHPTAGSWRSGIDLPRRPSASAFSQQERYPSVASWSASRDANFVFGSGVAGAPEMRRSFSSGSGEASLAELSYAVHRFALDGSGRPSDIDAPGGEGTLPVTDSGGRFGARGCSSTLYEGFSLDSIHHQTEHLDEERGVPSQTIQCESVGMRSLASPTRTDENAPIEFAKRGDSLPIQDSVDQSRNSGHDANAHHDFFVFGGHAGSNSFATNATQTNTSKVHSADKETVTCNSEQLNTSVSKDGNCIKFILQDAKHVFGSSDNDLPGSEPCEISTTVETPDTITSSFGSEDGIVTVSSIKVPCNIEVVPASELVECQPFDEKSFTFDDQNVPYRNKGGVKGMGMNRGAFMPNKSSANQASFESVSRSGHCSKKVSPEEKLNLKEASSSLQTTESGHAEAEFTSAANTEHSGQSDFIFSASTFHQSMLHPQRRHNKKKSGGMGNHASSIQSLPSSAIGLACSEVSGSQQCVDLAAKWTEYNKIEPNRVAISRGARCSTSENFGDHDNCETWRLRGNQAYAEGLLTKAEECYTHGIDSFSPNEVSRKALMLCYSNRAATRMSLGKMRDALSDCQEAIDIDSSFLKAHARAANCLLALGDVEEAQKAFEMCLKSNHLSSLDHKIVEEASDGLQKAKKISGLISHSEEYLIKKAFDKIPSALQMISDALSISIYSDKLMEMKAEALLLLQRYEEVIRFCEETLYVAERNSVCLCLDKQSESNNMVNNTCFVKLWRYHLIAKSYFFLGKLEEANQFLKKNDQIKVMGCRCGNQSQDSILSFSMAISELLRLKAAGNEAFQSGKYLEAVEHYTAALMSNSESLRFLAVCFCNRAAAYQAMGQILDAIADCSLAIALDADYAKAISRRSSLYELIRDYGQAANDLRRLIALLEKQLQEDMTMPVERSESIRNNLNRANLRFSSLERDARKGASLNMYLILGIESSSSAVDIKKAYRKAALRHHPDKASNFLVRSENISDAVWRDITNEIRRDADYLFKIIGKAYAMLSDPTTRRE, from the exons ATGGATCCCGCGCCCGATCAGCTCTCTATCTCCGCCTCTGCCCCGTTCCCCACCATCCCGGCTGCCTCAAGCCCCAGGCCCCGCGCCGCGAGGACGCGGCGCCATGCCGCGCCCTTCCGGTCGGACCACCCCACCGCCGGGAGCTGGCGCTCCGGGATCGATCTCCCGCGCCGTCCTTCGGCCTCCGCCTTTTCCCAGCAGGAGCGTTATCCTTCCGTGGCCTCCTGGAGCGCCTCTCGCGACGCCAACTTTGTGTTCGGGAGCGGCGTGGCCGGTGCGCCGGAGATGAGGAGGAGCTTCTCGTCTGGATCCGGTGAGGCATCGTTGGCTGAACTTTCGTACGCAGTTCACAGGTTCGCGTTGGACGGTTCTGGCAGGCCAAGCGACATTGACGCTCCCGGAGGAGAAGGTACGCTTCCAGTGACAGACTCCGGTGGTCGCTTTGGGGCCCGTGGATGCAGTTCCACTTTGTATGAGGGCTTCTCTCTGGATTCTATTCACCATCAGACTGAGCACCTCGATGAAGAACGTGGAGTCCCGTCTCAAACCATACAATGCGAGAGTGTGGGGATGCGATCATTAGCTTCACCAACCCGCACTGATGAGAATGCTCCCATTGAATTTGCAAAGAGAGGGGACAGCTTGCCCATTCAAGATTCTGTGGATCAAAGTAGAAATTCTGGACATGATGCTAATGCCCACCATGATTTCTTTGTTTTTGGTGGACATGCTGGGTCCAATAGCTTCGCTACCAATGCAACTCAAACTAATACCAGTAAGGTACATTCAGCTGATAAAGAAACTGTAACATGTAACTCTGAACAGCTAAATACTTCAGTTTCTAAAGATGGAAATTGCATCAAGTTCATTTTGCAGGATGCAAAGCATGTGTTTGGTTCAAGTGACAATGATCTTCCAGGTTCGGAACCTTGTGAAATTTCTACCACGGTGGAAACACCGGATACTATAACCTCTAGCTTTGGATCTGAAGATGGGATCGTGACGGTTTCTTCCATAAAGGTGCCTTGCAATATTGAAGTAGTACCAGCCTCAGAACTTGTTGAATGTCAGCCATTTGATGAGAAATCTTTCACCTTTGACGACCAAAATGTACCATATAGGAACAAAGGAGGGGTTAAGGGTATGGGCATGAACAGAGGAGCTTTTATGCCAAATAAGTCCTCAGCAAACCAAGCTTCTTTTGAATCAGTCTCAAGAAGCGGGCATTGTTCTAAAAAAGTGTCTCCTGAAGAAAAGTTAAATTTGAAAGAAGCCAGTAGCTCTTTGCAAACAACAGAAAGTGGGCATGCTGAAGCAGAGTTTACGTCTGCAGCAAATACGGAACATTCTGGTCAATCCGATTTCATATTTTCTGCATCAACTTTCCATCAAAGCATGTTGCACCCGCAAAGACGACATAACAAGAAAAAAAGTGGAGGAATGGGTAATCATGCTAGCTCTATTCAAAGTCTCCCTTCATCCGCCATTGGACTCGCATGCTCAGAAGTCTCAGGAAGTCAGCAATGTGTGGATTTAGCTGCCAAGTGGACTGAATACAACAAAATAGAACCTAACAGGGTTGCAATCAGCAGAGGAGCCAGATGCTCAACATCAGAAAACTTTGGAGACCATGACAATTGTGAAACATGGCGATTAAG GGGAAACCAAGCATATGCAGAAGGATTGTTAACTAAGGCTGAAGAATGCTATACCCATGGGATTGATTCTTTTTCTCCAAATGAAGTTTCAAGAAAAGCATTAATGCTGTGCTACAGCAATCGAGCAGCTACTCGGATGTCTCTGGGTAAGATGAGAGATGCCCTATCTGATTGTCAAGAAGCCATTGATATTGATTCCAGTTTTCTCAAGGCACACGCCAGAGCCGCCAA CTGCCTACTTGCCCTGGGGGATGTTGAAGAAGCACAAAAGGCTTTTGAGATGTGTTTAAAGTCTAATCATCTATCAAGCTTGGACCATAAAATTGTAGAAGAGGCTTCTGATGGTCTACAAAAAGCTAAG AAAATATCTGGTTTAATTAGTCATTCTGAGGAGTATCTTATAAAGAAAGCATTTGACAAGATACCCAGTGCCTTACAAATGATCTCTGATGCTTTGTCCATAAGTATTTATTCAGATAAGTTAATGGAGATGAAAGCAGAAGCACTGTTACTG TTGCAGCGATATGAAGAAGTAATTCGGTTTTGCGAAGAAACTCTTTATGTAGCAGAAAGAAATAGTGTGTGTTTGTGTCTTGACAAGCAGTCAGAAAGCAATAACATGGTCAACAATACTTGCTTTGTGAAATTGTGGCGTTATCATCTTATTGCTAAGTCATATTTCTTCCTTGGAAAGCTTGAAGAGGCTAACCAGTTCTTAAAGAAGAATGATCAAATAAAAGTCATGGGGTGCAG GTGTGGGAATCAATCTCAGGACTCAATTTTATCATTCTCCATGGCTATCTCTGAACTATTGCGGCTTAAA GCTGCTGGCAATGAAGCATTCCAATCTGGTAAATATTTGGAGGCTGTGGAACATTATACTGCTGCTTTGATGAGCAATAGCGAGTCCCTACGCTTTTTAGCAGTCTGCTTTTGTAACCGTGCAGCAGCATATCAAGCAATGGGTCAAATTTTAGATGCAATTGCAGATTGTTCACTGGCTATAGCCCTTGATGCAGATTATGCTAAG GCTATTTCCAGAAGGTCTAGTTTGTATGAACTTATAAGGGACTATGGCCAGGCAGCAAATGATCTCCGTAGGTTGATTGCTCTTCTTGAGAAACAACTGCAAGAAGATATGACCATGCCAGTAGAGAGGTCTGAGAGTATTCGTAACAATCTGAATCGAGCCAATCTTCGGTTTTCTTCTTTGGAGCGGGATGCCAGAAAAGGGGCTTCATTAAATATGTATTTGATATT AGGAATTGAGTCTTCTTCCTCTGCTGTGGATATAAAGAAGGCCTACCGCAAAGCAGCACTAAGACATCATCCAGACAAA GCCAGTAACTTTCTTGTCAGAAGTGAAAATATCAGTGATGCTGTATGGAGAGATATAACAAATGAAATACGCAGGGATGCTGATTATTTATTCAAAATAATTGGGAAGGCATATGCTATGCTTTCAGACCCTACAACG AGAAGGGAATGA
- the LOC103649968 gene encoding uncharacterized protein isoform X3, producing the protein MDPAPDQLSISASAPFPTIPAASSPRPRAARTRRHAAPFRSDHPTAGSWRSGIDLPRRPSASAFSQQERYPSVASWSASRDANFVFGSGVAGAPEMRRSFSSGSGEASLAELSYAVHRFALDGSGRPSDIDAPGGEGTLPVTDSGGRFGARGCSSTLYEGFSLDSIHHQTEHLDEERGVPSQTIQCESVGMRSLASPTRTDENAPIEFAKRGDSLPIQDSVDQSRNSGHDANAHHDFFVFGGHAGSNSFATNATQTNTSKDAKHVFGSSDNDLPGSEPCEISTTVETPDTITSSFGSEDGIVTVSSIKVPCNIEVVPASELVECQPFDEKSFTFDDQNVPYRNKGGVKGMGMNRGAFMPNKSSANQASFESVSRSGHCSKKVSPEEKLNLKEASSSLQTTESGHAEAEFTSAANTEHSGQSDFIFSASTFHQSMLHPQRRHNKKKSGGMGNHASSIQSLPSSAIGLACSEVSGSQQCVDLAAKWTEYNKIEPNRVAISRGARCSTSENFGDHDNCETWRLRGNQAYAEGLLTKAEECYTHGIDSFSPNEVSRKALMLCYSNRAATRMSLGKMRDALSDCQEAIDIDSSFLKAHARAANCLLALGDVEEAQKAFEMCLKSNHLSSLDHKIVEEASDGLQKAKKISGLISHSEEYLIKKAFDKIPSALQMISDALSISIYSDKLMEMKAEALLLLQRYEEVIRFCEETLYVAERNSVCLCLDKQSESNNMVNNTCFVKLWRYHLIAKSYFFLGKLEEANQFLKKNDQIKVMGCRCGNQSQDSILSFSMAISELLRLKAAGNEAFQSGKYLEAVEHYTAALMSNSESLRFLAVCFCNRAAAYQAMGQILDAIADCSLAIALDADYAKAISRRSSLYELIRDYGQAANDLRRLIALLEKQLQEDMTMPVERSESIRNNLNRANLRFSSLERDARKGASLNMYLILGIESSSSAVDIKKAYRKAALRHHPDKASNFLVRSENISDAVWRDITNEIRRDADYLFKIIGKAYAMLSDPTTRRE; encoded by the exons ATGGATCCCGCGCCCGATCAGCTCTCTATCTCCGCCTCTGCCCCGTTCCCCACCATCCCGGCTGCCTCAAGCCCCAGGCCCCGCGCCGCGAGGACGCGGCGCCATGCCGCGCCCTTCCGGTCGGACCACCCCACCGCCGGGAGCTGGCGCTCCGGGATCGATCTCCCGCGCCGTCCTTCGGCCTCCGCCTTTTCCCAGCAGGAGCGTTATCCTTCCGTGGCCTCCTGGAGCGCCTCTCGCGACGCCAACTTTGTGTTCGGGAGCGGCGTGGCCGGTGCGCCGGAGATGAGGAGGAGCTTCTCGTCTGGATCCGGTGAGGCATCGTTGGCTGAACTTTCGTACGCAGTTCACAGGTTCGCGTTGGACGGTTCTGGCAGGCCAAGCGACATTGACGCTCCCGGAGGAGAAGGTACGCTTCCAGTGACAGACTCCGGTGGTCGCTTTGGGGCCCGTGGATGCAGTTCCACTTTGTATGAGGGCTTCTCTCTGGATTCTATTCACCATCAGACTGAGCACCTCGATGAAGAACGTGGAGTCCCGTCTCAAACCATACAATGCGAGAGTGTGGGGATGCGATCATTAGCTTCACCAACCCGCACTGATGAGAATGCTCCCATTGAATTTGCAAAGAGAGGGGACAGCTTGCCCATTCAAGATTCTGTGGATCAAAGTAGAAATTCTGGACATGATGCTAATGCCCACCATGATTTCTTTGTTTTTGGTGGACATGCTGGGTCCAATAGCTTCGCTACCAATGCAACTCAAACTAATACCAGTAAG GATGCAAAGCATGTGTTTGGTTCAAGTGACAATGATCTTCCAGGTTCGGAACCTTGTGAAATTTCTACCACGGTGGAAACACCGGATACTATAACCTCTAGCTTTGGATCTGAAGATGGGATCGTGACGGTTTCTTCCATAAAGGTGCCTTGCAATATTGAAGTAGTACCAGCCTCAGAACTTGTTGAATGTCAGCCATTTGATGAGAAATCTTTCACCTTTGACGACCAAAATGTACCATATAGGAACAAAGGAGGGGTTAAGGGTATGGGCATGAACAGAGGAGCTTTTATGCCAAATAAGTCCTCAGCAAACCAAGCTTCTTTTGAATCAGTCTCAAGAAGCGGGCATTGTTCTAAAAAAGTGTCTCCTGAAGAAAAGTTAAATTTGAAAGAAGCCAGTAGCTCTTTGCAAACAACAGAAAGTGGGCATGCTGAAGCAGAGTTTACGTCTGCAGCAAATACGGAACATTCTGGTCAATCCGATTTCATATTTTCTGCATCAACTTTCCATCAAAGCATGTTGCACCCGCAAAGACGACATAACAAGAAAAAAAGTGGAGGAATGGGTAATCATGCTAGCTCTATTCAAAGTCTCCCTTCATCCGCCATTGGACTCGCATGCTCAGAAGTCTCAGGAAGTCAGCAATGTGTGGATTTAGCTGCCAAGTGGACTGAATACAACAAAATAGAACCTAACAGGGTTGCAATCAGCAGAGGAGCCAGATGCTCAACATCAGAAAACTTTGGAGACCATGACAATTGTGAAACATGGCGATTAAG GGGAAACCAAGCATATGCAGAAGGATTGTTAACTAAGGCTGAAGAATGCTATACCCATGGGATTGATTCTTTTTCTCCAAATGAAGTTTCAAGAAAAGCATTAATGCTGTGCTACAGCAATCGAGCAGCTACTCGGATGTCTCTGGGTAAGATGAGAGATGCCCTATCTGATTGTCAAGAAGCCATTGATATTGATTCCAGTTTTCTCAAGGCACACGCCAGAGCCGCCAA CTGCCTACTTGCCCTGGGGGATGTTGAAGAAGCACAAAAGGCTTTTGAGATGTGTTTAAAGTCTAATCATCTATCAAGCTTGGACCATAAAATTGTAGAAGAGGCTTCTGATGGTCTACAAAAAGCTAAG AAAATATCTGGTTTAATTAGTCATTCTGAGGAGTATCTTATAAAGAAAGCATTTGACAAGATACCCAGTGCCTTACAAATGATCTCTGATGCTTTGTCCATAAGTATTTATTCAGATAAGTTAATGGAGATGAAAGCAGAAGCACTGTTACTG TTGCAGCGATATGAAGAAGTAATTCGGTTTTGCGAAGAAACTCTTTATGTAGCAGAAAGAAATAGTGTGTGTTTGTGTCTTGACAAGCAGTCAGAAAGCAATAACATGGTCAACAATACTTGCTTTGTGAAATTGTGGCGTTATCATCTTATTGCTAAGTCATATTTCTTCCTTGGAAAGCTTGAAGAGGCTAACCAGTTCTTAAAGAAGAATGATCAAATAAAAGTCATGGGGTGCAG GTGTGGGAATCAATCTCAGGACTCAATTTTATCATTCTCCATGGCTATCTCTGAACTATTGCGGCTTAAA GCTGCTGGCAATGAAGCATTCCAATCTGGTAAATATTTGGAGGCTGTGGAACATTATACTGCTGCTTTGATGAGCAATAGCGAGTCCCTACGCTTTTTAGCAGTCTGCTTTTGTAACCGTGCAGCAGCATATCAAGCAATGGGTCAAATTTTAGATGCAATTGCAGATTGTTCACTGGCTATAGCCCTTGATGCAGATTATGCTAAG GCTATTTCCAGAAGGTCTAGTTTGTATGAACTTATAAGGGACTATGGCCAGGCAGCAAATGATCTCCGTAGGTTGATTGCTCTTCTTGAGAAACAACTGCAAGAAGATATGACCATGCCAGTAGAGAGGTCTGAGAGTATTCGTAACAATCTGAATCGAGCCAATCTTCGGTTTTCTTCTTTGGAGCGGGATGCCAGAAAAGGGGCTTCATTAAATATGTATTTGATATT AGGAATTGAGTCTTCTTCCTCTGCTGTGGATATAAAGAAGGCCTACCGCAAAGCAGCACTAAGACATCATCCAGACAAA GCCAGTAACTTTCTTGTCAGAAGTGAAAATATCAGTGATGCTGTATGGAGAGATATAACAAATGAAATACGCAGGGATGCTGATTATTTATTCAAAATAATTGGGAAGGCATATGCTATGCTTTCAGACCCTACAACG AGAAGGGAATGA